In Candidatus Poribacteria bacterium, a genomic segment contains:
- a CDS encoding class I SAM-dependent methyltransferase, giving the protein MLTDNQDAYGHLLSDYHNGRENIEIVEREDGLINTNREGLRNYFAEYEDWAEHQKHAIGYATGHVLDIGCGAGRHCLYLQKQGYHVLGTDNSPLAIDTCQRRGLKNGVVTSITQLNSKIGTFDTILMMGHNFGLVGNYKRAKWLLRRFAAMTSETAKIIAETMDPYQTTEPGHLSYHQFNRDRGRMSGQLRLRIRYKQFATPWFDYLFVSKPEMEDILDGTPWQVECYIDAANTPTYVAILTKHARP; this is encoded by the coding sequence ATGTTAACTGACAACCAAGATGCCTATGGACATCTGCTCTCAGATTATCATAACGGTCGAGAAAACATTGAAATTGTAGAGAGAGAAGACGGGCTTATTAATACAAATCGCGAGGGACTTCGCAACTATTTCGCTGAATATGAGGACTGGGCTGAACACCAAAAACACGCAATAGGATATGCTACAGGGCACGTCTTAGATATCGGTTGCGGTGCAGGACGGCACTGTCTTTATCTGCAGAAACAAGGATACCATGTCTTAGGCACTGATAACTCGCCACTGGCAATCGACACCTGCCAACGCCGTGGGCTTAAAAATGGTGTTGTTACGTCCATCACGCAACTCAATTCCAAAATCGGGACGTTTGACACCATTCTCATGATGGGACACAACTTTGGACTCGTCGGCAACTATAAGAGAGCAAAGTGGCTATTGAGACGCTTCGCTGCTATGACAAGCGAAACCGCAAAGATTATCGCTGAAACAATGGATCCCTATCAAACAACGGAACCTGGGCATCTCTCCTACCATCAATTTAACCGAGATAGAGGGAGGATGAGTGGACAGTTGAGATTACGGATTCGATACAAACAATTCGCCACGCCGTGGTTTGACTACCTGTTTGTTTCAAAGCCGGAAATGGAAGACATCCTTGATGGAACACCGTGGCAAGTTGAATGCTACATTGACGCAGCCAACACACCGACTTACGTTGCAATTCTAACCAAACATGCGCGTCCCTGA
- a CDS encoding sulfatase-like hydrolase/transferase, whose translation MQPNFIIFLTDDQGYGDLSCMGATDFKTPHLDRMAAEGARFTDWYSNSPVCSPSRAALLTGRYPCHAGVRSILAGHRTATGLPPSVPTLATALKEHGYYTAMSGKWHLGLAEGSRPEHHGFDDWFGFMAGCIDFFSHIFYWGLGQRGIDQTHDLWENGEEIYRNGEYFTELITEYTIRYIRKSVELGKPFFLYVPYNAPHYPMHAPQKYVDRFPNLPWDRQIMAAMLSAVDDSVGEILAELERLGLAENTFSYFQSDNGPSRETRNWLDGTQDPYYGGTAGKLKGHKFSLYEGGIRSPGIMHWPQQIPAGQVISEVGAAMDVFPTFLAAAGGNPSEHELDGLDVLPMVAKGEPTPHNEIYWEMGKQTAVRRDSWKLVLNGQLVEGAPPEDDVHLANLETDMGETKNLKDAHPELTAELTEAAQTWREGIETHWETEWVNPNGTTGYVKES comes from the coding sequence ATGCAACCTAATTTTATTATATTTCTAACGGATGACCAAGGGTACGGCGACTTATCCTGTATGGGCGCGACCGATTTCAAAACGCCACATCTCGATAGGATGGCAGCTGAGGGTGCCCGCTTCACAGATTGGTACTCAAATTCCCCGGTCTGCTCGCCTTCACGCGCAGCACTACTGACAGGACGATACCCCTGCCACGCAGGGGTCCGCTCCATTTTAGCAGGACACCGCACCGCTACAGGACTACCCCCTTCTGTTCCCACACTTGCAACCGCACTGAAGGAACACGGCTACTACACCGCAATGTCCGGAAAATGGCATCTCGGGCTCGCGGAAGGCTCACGTCCTGAACACCACGGGTTTGACGATTGGTTCGGATTCATGGCGGGCTGTATCGACTTCTTTTCGCACATCTTCTACTGGGGTCTGGGACAGCGCGGCATCGATCAGACACACGATCTCTGGGAAAACGGTGAGGAAATTTACCGAAACGGCGAATACTTCACCGAACTCATCACCGAATATACCATCAGATATATCCGTAAATCCGTTGAACTCGGCAAACCCTTTTTCCTTTATGTGCCTTATAACGCGCCACATTACCCGATGCATGCACCGCAAAAATACGTCGATCGATTCCCAAATCTACCGTGGGACAGACAGATCATGGCGGCGATGCTCAGTGCAGTCGACGACAGCGTCGGCGAAATTCTCGCTGAATTGGAGAGGCTTGGACTCGCAGAAAACACCTTCTCCTATTTCCAGAGCGACAACGGTCCCTCACGTGAAACGCGGAACTGGTTAGACGGCACGCAAGATCCGTATTACGGCGGTACTGCTGGAAAACTGAAAGGACATAAATTCAGTCTCTACGAAGGCGGCATCCGTTCACCCGGAATCATGCACTGGCCCCAGCAAATCCCCGCCGGACAGGTCATCAGTGAAGTCGGCGCGGCGATGGATGTGTTTCCAACGTTCCTCGCGGCAGCAGGTGGCAACCCTTCCGAACATGAACTTGACGGATTGGATGTTCTACCCATGGTGGCAAAAGGTGAACCGACACCCCATAACGAAATCTATTGGGAAATGGGCAAACAGACTGCCGTGCGGCGCGACAGTTGGAAACTCGTACTCAACGGTCAATTAGTAGAAGGTGCACCCCCAGAGGACGATGTACATCTCGCGAACCTTGAAACAGATATGGGTGAAACGAAAAACCTGAAAGATGCGCATCCAGAACTCACCGCTGAATTGACAGAAGCCGCACAAACATGGCGCGAAGGTATTGAAACACATTGGGAGACAGAATGGGTCAATCCAAACGGTACAACCGGCTATGTCAAGGAATCATAA
- a CDS encoding YifB family Mg chelatase-like AAA ATPase, which produces MLATVLSSALLGIDAYIVKVEVDVAGGLPSFSTVGLPDSAIKESRDRVTAAIKNSGFYFPQTRITANLAPADIRKAGSAFDLPIAIGVMAATNQVNPARLENAMILGELALDGNIRGIQGGLPIAIAAKENGIENLILPSENAKEAAIVDGVNVYPIASLSEAAAFLNSEKEIAPEPHTLDTDTQTADPEMHIDLLDVKGQEHVKRAIEVAAAGGHNLIMIGPPGSGKTMIAKRIPSILPRLSIDESLETTKIQSIIGILPSDTPLVVTRPYRSPHHTISDAGLIGGGNVPRPGEVSLAHNGVLFLDELPEFRRNVLEVMRQPLEDRQVTISRAAASLTYPANFMLVAAMNPCPCGFFSDPSRDCKCTPNQIQNYVSRISGPLLDRIDIQVEVPAVKYAELSAETTGEPSARVQERVEEARQIQHGRFAGTTIHANAGMQSKQIREYCKVDDQAQDLLRVAINQLGLSARAYDRILKVARTIADLDQNPNIEAVHVSEAIQYRSLDRSFWKE; this is translated from the coding sequence ATGCTCGCAACAGTCCTAAGCAGTGCCTTGCTGGGAATTGATGCCTATATCGTAAAAGTTGAAGTAGATGTCGCTGGCGGTCTGCCATCCTTCAGTACCGTCGGTCTACCGGACAGTGCCATCAAGGAGAGTCGGGACCGGGTTACTGCAGCGATTAAGAACTCGGGTTTCTACTTCCCACAAACCCGAATCACGGCGAACTTAGCACCGGCGGACATCCGAAAAGCAGGCTCGGCGTTTGACCTTCCAATCGCAATCGGCGTTATGGCGGCTACCAATCAGGTAAACCCCGCAAGACTCGAAAATGCCATGATTTTGGGTGAACTCGCACTTGATGGAAACATCCGAGGCATACAAGGTGGACTCCCAATAGCCATCGCCGCAAAAGAGAACGGCATAGAAAATCTTATTTTACCCTCCGAAAACGCTAAGGAAGCGGCAATCGTGGACGGTGTGAACGTCTATCCGATCGCGAGTCTATCAGAGGCTGCCGCATTCCTCAATTCGGAGAAAGAGATAGCACCAGAGCCGCACACGCTCGACACTGACACACAGACTGCAGATCCAGAAATGCACATCGACCTACTCGATGTGAAAGGGCAAGAACACGTTAAGCGCGCCATTGAGGTCGCTGCCGCGGGCGGACATAACCTTATTATGATCGGACCGCCCGGATCAGGAAAGACGATGATCGCGAAGCGAATTCCGTCAATCCTGCCGAGACTCTCAATAGATGAATCCTTAGAGACGACGAAGATCCAAAGTATCATCGGTATCTTACCCAGCGATACACCTCTCGTTGTAACACGACCCTATCGCTCACCCCATCATACCATTTCAGATGCGGGCTTAATCGGCGGTGGAAATGTGCCACGTCCCGGAGAGGTGAGCCTCGCGCATAACGGTGTGCTCTTTTTAGACGAACTCCCTGAATTTCGGCGGAACGTCCTTGAAGTCATGCGTCAACCGCTTGAGGACCGGCAGGTGACCATCTCCCGTGCAGCGGCATCCCTCACGTATCCCGCAAATTTCATGCTCGTCGCAGCGATGAACCCTTGTCCCTGTGGGTTTTTCAGCGATCCAAGCCGAGATTGTAAATGCACGCCGAACCAGATTCAGAACTATGTCTCTCGGATCTCCGGCCCGTTATTAGATAGAATCGACATCCAAGTTGAAGTGCCAGCGGTGAAGTACGCCGAACTCTCCGCTGAAACAACCGGTGAACCGTCGGCACGCGTCCAAGAACGGGTCGAGGAAGCACGCCAAATCCAACACGGACGTTTTGCAGGCACAACGATACACGCCAACGCAGGTATGCAATCAAAGCAGATACGGGAATACTGTAAAGTCGACGATCAAGCACAAGATTTACTCCGAGTTGCGATTAACCAATTAGGATTAAGTGCGCGCGCCTATGACCGGATTCTGAAGGTAGCACGTACCATCGCAGACCTCGATCAAAACCCGAATATAGAGGCAGTTCATGTCTCCGAAGCCATACAATACCGGAGCTTAGACCGGAGTTTCTGGAAAGAATAG
- a CDS encoding DUF1844 domain-containing protein, with the protein MEETIDQEEAQELPPTNFITFLGDLVTTGQLYLEGIRNPETDEVIIDLGLVKRIIDSIEMLEEKTKGNLTAPEANFLSNTLYELRMGYIRAVSRQEAAAQEETTAEEPEAESSDKTTEAEVPADKTEEAS; encoded by the coding sequence ATGGAAGAAACTATAGATCAGGAAGAAGCACAAGAACTTCCACCTACGAATTTCATCACTTTTCTCGGTGACCTCGTAACAACAGGGCAACTTTACTTGGAAGGGATCCGCAATCCTGAAACAGACGAGGTGATCATCGATCTTGGACTCGTGAAACGGATTATTGATAGTATTGAGATGCTCGAAGAAAAGACGAAGGGAAACCTCACTGCCCCAGAAGCCAACTTCCTGTCAAATACGCTCTACGAACTCAGAATGGGGTACATTCGTGCTGTCAGTAGACAGGAAGCAGCTGCACAAGAGGAAACCACGGCTGAAGAACCCGAAGCGGAGTCATCAGATAAAACAACCGAAGCAGAGGTTCCCGCTGATAAAACTGAAGAAGCCTCCTAA
- a CDS encoding HEAT repeat domain-containing protein: protein MEFYHGTTLSSARGIIENGFRPRGGATWFTTNWNYAKNRAEQKARRKHGRPVVLKTDLEIEALRTHLGNGKIHLHGNIIAVRERLSVQLLQSNFFELLAYPAALAQWVNHQLGLYSHNGVSQNHWGIVRLAHWMDNRMRSGTGKHIDQQEFLAKGKQWLPAFFDKIPFSPEGLPIQHLQRDTIAVRVLYTDLSEEPIQPSKVDTRYLKAMADISNENPKRRMRGLQFLEKTGTEELFDWCAMHLEDESIDVVCNALRIMCRCDEGYIAPILPHAESENRRIRAGALAALAKHASDDVERWFERGLKDPAVCVRMEVAKLLTTLDRIEHQDLFDIARHDPNPVVKRLAKKRH from the coding sequence ATGGAATTCTATCACGGTACGACGTTAAGCAGCGCGAGAGGCATTATTGAAAACGGGTTTCGTCCACGCGGGGGAGCCACCTGGTTCACAACAAATTGGAACTACGCGAAGAACCGGGCCGAACAAAAGGCACGTCGAAAACATGGTAGACCTGTCGTCCTGAAAACCGATTTGGAGATTGAAGCACTCCGTACACACCTCGGTAACGGTAAAATTCATTTGCACGGCAACATTATAGCAGTTCGCGAACGGCTGTCTGTTCAACTCCTACAGTCTAATTTTTTTGAATTGTTAGCGTATCCAGCTGCACTTGCACAATGGGTTAACCATCAATTAGGGCTTTATTCCCACAATGGTGTGAGTCAAAACCACTGGGGCATCGTTAGATTGGCACACTGGATGGATAACAGGATGCGCTCTGGCACTGGAAAGCACATTGACCAACAGGAGTTTTTGGCAAAAGGCAAGCAATGGCTACCAGCATTCTTTGACAAAATCCCGTTCAGCCCTGAAGGACTCCCTATTCAACATCTTCAGAGGGATACTATTGCAGTCCGTGTACTGTACACTGACCTATCAGAAGAACCGATCCAGCCATCAAAAGTAGATACGCGCTACCTCAAGGCGATGGCGGACATTTCTAACGAAAATCCGAAACGCCGGATGCGCGGACTCCAATTTCTTGAAAAAACTGGAACTGAAGAACTATTTGATTGGTGTGCGATGCATCTTGAAGACGAATCAATAGACGTGGTATGCAACGCTTTGCGGATTATGTGCCGCTGTGATGAGGGCTATATTGCTCCCATTCTGCCGCATGCCGAATCGGAAAACAGACGTATTCGCGCGGGCGCACTCGCAGCACTCGCGAAACATGCCTCAGATGATGTCGAACGTTGGTTTGAACGCGGGCTGAAAGACCCCGCTGTATGTGTCCGCATGGAGGTCGCAAAACTTTTGACGACGCTTGATAGAATTGAGCATCAAGACCTTTTCGACATTGCGCGACACGATCCTAACCCCGTCGTTAAACGGCTTGCTAAAAAGCGGCATTAA
- a CDS encoding LamG domain-containing protein, translated as MKQSVIFGLLFLTLISIATICQAQDLVLHLSFDELDGKVAKDLSEFGNDATFNKGNPKLIEGVFGQAMAFDGKTAGEIDDNPSLDIVDGITIEFWAIVEGGEAIQSGVEKGSAWVSGLYNLAALYNGGTILQFFDLPEPCNDDNKGPSIQDGKWHFLAGTWDGDDILLYIDGELEAEMPCKGELKPNDESLYIGARGGSQRFLTGALDEIKVYNYALTKEALLKDMAEPVTLHVDAEDKLATVWARLKTD; from the coding sequence TTGAAACAGTCTGTCATCTTCGGGCTACTTTTCCTCACTTTAATAAGCATCGCAACGATCTGTCAGGCACAAGATCTTGTATTACATCTCTCCTTTGATGAATTAGATGGAAAAGTTGCAAAAGACCTGTCCGAATTTGGTAACGATGCCACCTTTAATAAAGGTAATCCAAAATTGATCGAGGGTGTTTTCGGGCAAGCGATGGCGTTCGACGGAAAAACCGCTGGCGAAATTGATGACAATCCGAGCCTCGATATTGTTGATGGCATTACTATCGAGTTCTGGGCAATTGTTGAAGGCGGAGAAGCAATCCAGAGCGGTGTTGAGAAAGGCTCCGCTTGGGTCTCCGGTCTGTATAACCTCGCAGCACTCTACAACGGTGGGACGATTCTTCAATTCTTCGACCTTCCAGAACCGTGTAATGACGACAATAAAGGTCCGAGCATTCAGGACGGTAAATGGCATTTTCTTGCGGGAACGTGGGATGGTGATGACATCCTACTCTATATCGATGGCGAACTGGAAGCAGAAATGCCTTGTAAAGGTGAATTAAAACCGAACGACGAGTCGCTCTACATCGGTGCACGCGGCGGAAGCCAACGGTTCCTTACCGGTGCCCTCGACGAAATCAAAGTGTATAACTACGCCTTAACTAAGGAGGCGTTGCTCAAAGATATGGCGGAACCTGTCACGCTGCACGTTGACGCAGAGGACAAGTTGGCAACCGTCTGGGCACGCCTCAAAACCGACTAA
- a CDS encoding peptidylprolyl isomerase: protein MRTTRYLFAQLASQNLLYKSPTFLLLLLTLIIGCALPFGQNLTPEEQVAVVTTDKGTVVIEFYPDAAPVAVDNFIKLINQKFYDGLTFHRRVDEFVVQGGCPNGDGTGGPGWNITDEYMHPNQRPHLRGTVAMARTSAPNSSGSQFYICFKPQPSLDGNYTTFGGVIQGMDVVDRLAIGDVMTKIRLEAKSKYVQATAE from the coding sequence ATGCGAACAACTCGTTATCTTTTTGCACAACTGGCAAGTCAAAACTTGCTATACAAAAGTCCAACGTTTCTTCTTTTACTATTAACCCTCATTATTGGCTGCGCGCTGCCCTTCGGTCAAAACCTAACACCTGAAGAGCAGGTCGCCGTCGTTACAACCGATAAAGGCACAGTCGTAATTGAGTTCTATCCCGATGCCGCCCCCGTGGCAGTGGATAATTTCATCAAATTGATCAACCAGAAATTTTACGACGGCTTAACATTTCATCGCAGAGTTGACGAATTCGTCGTTCAGGGCGGGTGTCCTAACGGCGATGGAACAGGTGGCCCCGGTTGGAATATTACTGACGAATACATGCATCCGAACCAACGTCCACACCTTAGAGGTACAGTGGCCATGGCTCGGACGTCCGCGCCAAACTCATCCGGGAGCCAATTCTACATTTGCTTCAAACCCCAACCCTCTCTCGACGGCAATTACACCACTTTCGGCGGTGTAATTCAAGGCATGGATGTCGTTGATCGTTTAGCGATAGGCGATGTCATGACAAAAATCCGATTGGAGGCGAAGTCAAAATATGTTCAGGCAACAGCAGAATAA
- a CDS encoding NAD-binding protein yields MNYQRQIIIALAMLMGLLVTGTTGYLMLERDSGWDPLDAVYMTVITLTTAGHDDLEMSDNGRIFTILLLIGGIGVFTYSVTVATRFLIEGQLQNFFRQQKMVRTVDKLLNHYIICGLGDTGVHVLDEMLKADVDFVGIELEEERLIHLADTRNFPYLHGDATDDEILTRAGITRARGLVTCLSRDQDNLFVVISARKLNPHLQIASKAVEDNSPGKLVTAGADEVVLPDHIGGIRLASSILYPHLVEFLENITQNQQETHFAESIIQQNATLDGISLKTANIQEHTGLVIVAIRDNDGTFLYNPPGDKRIQAGDALLVISNQRQLQILHKLTGDSS; encoded by the coding sequence ATGAATTATCAACGCCAGATTATAATCGCCCTTGCAATGCTCATGGGCTTGCTCGTGACAGGAACCACCGGTTACTTGATGCTCGAAAGGGATAGCGGATGGGATCCCCTTGACGCAGTCTATATGACGGTCATTACCTTGACAACCGCTGGGCATGACGATCTGGAAATGAGCGACAACGGACGTATCTTTACGATACTACTTCTCATTGGTGGCATCGGGGTATTCACCTATAGTGTCACTGTCGCCACCAGATTTCTGATCGAAGGACAACTCCAAAATTTTTTCCGACAACAAAAAATGGTACGAACTGTCGATAAATTATTAAACCACTATATCATTTGCGGGCTCGGCGATACCGGTGTCCATGTCCTCGACGAGATGCTGAAGGCAGATGTTGATTTTGTCGGCATTGAACTCGAGGAAGAACGCTTAATCCACCTCGCTGATACACGAAATTTTCCATACCTCCACGGCGATGCAACCGATGATGAAATACTCACGCGCGCCGGTATCACGCGCGCACGAGGGCTCGTCACTTGCCTCAGCCGCGACCAAGATAACCTGTTTGTTGTAATCTCCGCGAGAAAATTAAATCCGCACTTACAAATAGCCTCCAAAGCGGTTGAAGATAATTCGCCCGGGAAACTGGTTACTGCCGGAGCAGATGAAGTCGTACTCCCAGATCACATTGGTGGTATTCGTCTGGCATCGAGTATACTCTACCCACACCTCGTAGAGTTTCTGGAAAATATCACGCAAAATCAGCAGGAAACCCATTTTGCCGAATCCATTATCCAGCAAAATGCCACATTAGACGGGATCTCTCTCAAAACCGCCAATATCCAAGAACATACCGGATTGGTCATCGTCGCCATTCGTGATAATGACGGGACATTCCTCTATAATCCGCCAGGAGATAAGAGAATCCAAGCCGGTGATGCCCTATTAGTCATATCGAATCAGAGACAGTTACAAATATTACACAAACTCACAGGAGATTCCAGTTAG
- a CDS encoding peptidylprolyl isomerase has protein sequence MFRQQQNKQHRQFASAALLVLATLFATFVLSCAQEEKKAPAPRARRAGTGSTITSAKPQINPATAIAVIETAKGNIEFEFLATEAPETSKNFIKNAQVMYYKGEKFNRAEELLIQAGSKLAAGETIPIENGAKEMSRGVVAMAKEEGTSVSYASEFFICRDSTILDSEYTIFGNVVSGMDVVDSIVADDVITNITIRNKE, from the coding sequence ATGTTCAGGCAACAGCAGAATAAGCAACACCGGCAGTTCGCATCCGCAGCACTTTTAGTCTTGGCAACGCTGTTTGCCACCTTCGTGCTGAGTTGCGCACAAGAGGAGAAGAAAGCACCTGCACCGCGCGCCCGTCGCGCCGGTACAGGTTCAACGATAACCTCGGCAAAACCACAGATTAACCCCGCAACAGCCATAGCTGTTATTGAAACGGCAAAAGGCAATATTGAGTTTGAATTTCTGGCAACCGAAGCCCCCGAAACTTCTAAGAATTTCATCAAAAACGCGCAGGTGATGTATTACAAAGGTGAAAAGTTTAATCGCGCAGAAGAACTTCTCATCCAAGCAGGTTCAAAACTTGCCGCTGGTGAAACAATTCCCATTGAGAACGGTGCGAAAGAGATGTCACGTGGCGTTGTCGCTATGGCAAAAGAAGAGGGGACGAGCGTTTCATACGCATCTGAATTCTTTATCTGCCGAGATAGCACGATTCTGGATAGTGAATACACTATCTTCGGAAACGTTGTCAGTGGGATGGATGTCGTTGACAGTATCGTTGCAGACGACGTAATTACGAACATCACCATCCGAAACAAGGAATAG